One Helianthus annuus cultivar XRQ/B chromosome 12, HanXRQr2.0-SUNRISE, whole genome shotgun sequence genomic region harbors:
- the LOC110895255 gene encoding transcriptional adapter ADA2 isoform X6, translated as MGRSRAVNHSTEEDSNQSRSKRKRTTSNLENLEAATSGQGMSEGKKALYHCNYCNKDISGKIRIKCACCSDFDLCVECFSVGAEVYPHKSNHPYRVMDNLSFPLFCSDWNADEEILLLEGIEMYGLANWNEVAEHVGTKSKSQCIEHYNTIYMNSPCFPLPDMSHVMGKNREELLAMARGGEVAKGHQTGGELSVKEESPFSARIKVEDIRKENSAGRPLSGAGKRTSSIIPSDKSGDGIKIEDSHTDRSFGEKKLRTSVEEGPSMTELSGYNFKRQEFEVEYDNDAEQLLADMEFKETDTDPERELKLRVLRIYSKRLDERKRRKDFILERNLLYGDPFEQGLSPEEKEICRRYRVFMRFHTKEEHEELLKTIIEEHRIRKRIEDLQEARAAGCRGSADAERYIEQKRKREAEEKARGLKDNVLPGPSGKFLQRANHLKGDVDTGGKDSSAPGGLAIASLDDWDVSGHLGAELLSEAEKRLCSEMKVLPTHYLGMLEKLTIEVLNGHIAQKSDAHRLFNVDPNKVDRVYDMLLKKGIGQP; from the exons ATGGGTCGTTCACGAGCAGTCAATCACTCTACAGAGGAGGATTCCAATCAAAG CCGATCAAAGAGAAAGCGAACTACCTCAAATTTAGAGAATCTAGAGGCTGCAACTTCAG GCCAAGGGATGAGTGAAGGGAAGAAAGCTTTGTACCATTGTAACTACTGCAACAAGGACATATCGGGAAAGATACGTATCAAGTGTGCTTGCTGTTCTGACTTTGATCTTTGTGTTGAGTGTTTTTCCGTTGGAGCCGAGGTTTATCCTCATAAAAGCAATCATCCGTATAGGGTTATG GATAATCTGTCGTTTCCACTCTTCTGTTCTGATTGGAATGCAGATGAGGAGATATTGCTACTTGAG GGGATAGAAATGTACGGTCTGGCAAACTGGAATGAGGTTGCAGAACATGTTGGAACCAAAAGCAAATCACAATGTATTGAACATTATAACACCATATACATGAATTCACCTTGCTTTCCACTTCCG gACATGTCACATGTTATGGGAAAGAATAGAGAAGAACTTCTTGCAATGGCCCGAGGAGGTGAAGTTGCCAAAG GACACCAAACCGGAGGGGAACTTTCTGTGAAAGAGGAATCTCCGTTTTCTGCCAGAATAAA GGTTGAAGATATAAGAAAAGAAAATTCAGCAGGTCGGCCCTTGTCTG GGGCAGGTAAGAGAACATCAAGCATTATCCCAAGCGACAAAAGCGGTGACGGAATTAAAATAGAAG ATTCTCACACAGACCGCAGTTTCGGAGAAAAAAAGCTGAGGACATCAGTAGAAGAGGGGCCTTCAATGACGGAATTGAGCGGATATAACTTCAAGAGGCAAGAATTTGAAGTCGAATACGACAATGACGCTGAACAGTTGCTAGCAGACATGGAATTTAAAGAAACCGATACGGATCCTGAACGTGAACTTAAACTGCGTGTCTTGCGTATATACTCAAAAAG GCTAGATGAGAGGAAACGCAGAAAAGACTTTATTCTAGAAAGGAACTTACTTTACGGAGACCCGTTCGAGCAGGGCCTTTCCCCTGAAGAAAAAGAAATATGCCGCCGATATAGGGTGTTCATGCGGTTCCATACAAAAGAGGAACACGAGGAGTTGCTGAAaaccatcattgaagaacacAGGATTCGAAAACGAATAGAGGATTTGCAG GAAGCTCGAGCTGCCGGTTGTAGGGGATCGGCAGATGCCGAAAGATACATCGAAcaaaagagaaagagagaagcTGAAGAAAAGGCACGCGGGTTGAAGGATAACGTGCTGCCGGGTCCTAGCGGTAAATTCTTGCAACGAGCCAATCATCTGAAAGGGGACGTTGATACTGGTGGAAAAGACTCTTCCGCCCCTGGAGGTCTAGCTATAGCCAGTTTGGATGATTGGGATGTAAGCGGACATTTGGGTGCTGAGTTACTTTCAGAAGCT GAGAAACGGTTGTGCTCGGAGATGAAGGTTCTTCCTACACATTATCTGGGCATGCTAGAGAAACTTACGATAGAGGTTTTGAATGGTCACATAGCTCAAAAGTCTGATGCACACCGTCTGTTTAATGTCGATCCAAACAAGGTGGATAGAGTGTATGACATGCTTTTAAAGAAAGGAATCGGTCAACCATGA
- the LOC110895255 gene encoding transcriptional adapter ADA2 isoform X5: MGRSRAVNHSTEEDSNQSRSKRKRTTSNLENLEAATSGQGMSEGKKALYHCNYCNKDISGKIRIKCACCSDFDLCVECFSVGAEVYPHKSNHPYRVMDNLSFPLFCSDWNADEEILLLEGIEMYGLANWNEVAEHVGTKSKSQCIEHYNTIYMNSPCFPLPDMSHVMGKNREELLAMARGGEVAKGHQTGGELSVKEESPFSARIKVEDIRKENSAGRPLSGAGKRTSSIIPSDKSGDGIKIEVPDSHTDRSFGEKKLRTSVEEGPSMTELSGYNFKRQEFEVEYDNDAEQLLADMEFKETDTDPERELKLRVLRIYSKRLDERKRRKDFILERNLLYGDPFEQGLSPEEKEICRRYRVFMRFHTKEEHEELLKTIIEEHRIRKRIEDLQEARAAGCRGSADAERYIEQKRKREAEEKARGLKDNVLPGPSGKFLQRANHLKGDVDTGGKDSSAPGGLAIASLDDWDVSGHLGAELLSEAEKRLCSEMKVLPTHYLGMLEKLTIEVLNGHIAQKSDAHRLFNVDPNKVDRVYDMLLKKGIGQP; this comes from the exons ATGGGTCGTTCACGAGCAGTCAATCACTCTACAGAGGAGGATTCCAATCAAAG CCGATCAAAGAGAAAGCGAACTACCTCAAATTTAGAGAATCTAGAGGCTGCAACTTCAG GCCAAGGGATGAGTGAAGGGAAGAAAGCTTTGTACCATTGTAACTACTGCAACAAGGACATATCGGGAAAGATACGTATCAAGTGTGCTTGCTGTTCTGACTTTGATCTTTGTGTTGAGTGTTTTTCCGTTGGAGCCGAGGTTTATCCTCATAAAAGCAATCATCCGTATAGGGTTATG GATAATCTGTCGTTTCCACTCTTCTGTTCTGATTGGAATGCAGATGAGGAGATATTGCTACTTGAG GGGATAGAAATGTACGGTCTGGCAAACTGGAATGAGGTTGCAGAACATGTTGGAACCAAAAGCAAATCACAATGTATTGAACATTATAACACCATATACATGAATTCACCTTGCTTTCCACTTCCG gACATGTCACATGTTATGGGAAAGAATAGAGAAGAACTTCTTGCAATGGCCCGAGGAGGTGAAGTTGCCAAAG GACACCAAACCGGAGGGGAACTTTCTGTGAAAGAGGAATCTCCGTTTTCTGCCAGAATAAA GGTTGAAGATATAAGAAAAGAAAATTCAGCAGGTCGGCCCTTGTCTG GGGCAGGTAAGAGAACATCAAGCATTATCCCAAGCGACAAAAGCGGTGACGGAATTAAAATAGAAG TCCCAGATTCTCACACAGACCGCAGTTTCGGAGAAAAAAAGCTGAGGACATCAGTAGAAGAGGGGCCTTCAATGACGGAATTGAGCGGATATAACTTCAAGAGGCAAGAATTTGAAGTCGAATACGACAATGACGCTGAACAGTTGCTAGCAGACATGGAATTTAAAGAAACCGATACGGATCCTGAACGTGAACTTAAACTGCGTGTCTTGCGTATATACTCAAAAAG GCTAGATGAGAGGAAACGCAGAAAAGACTTTATTCTAGAAAGGAACTTACTTTACGGAGACCCGTTCGAGCAGGGCCTTTCCCCTGAAGAAAAAGAAATATGCCGCCGATATAGGGTGTTCATGCGGTTCCATACAAAAGAGGAACACGAGGAGTTGCTGAAaaccatcattgaagaacacAGGATTCGAAAACGAATAGAGGATTTGCAG GAAGCTCGAGCTGCCGGTTGTAGGGGATCGGCAGATGCCGAAAGATACATCGAAcaaaagagaaagagagaagcTGAAGAAAAGGCACGCGGGTTGAAGGATAACGTGCTGCCGGGTCCTAGCGGTAAATTCTTGCAACGAGCCAATCATCTGAAAGGGGACGTTGATACTGGTGGAAAAGACTCTTCCGCCCCTGGAGGTCTAGCTATAGCCAGTTTGGATGATTGGGATGTAAGCGGACATTTGGGTGCTGAGTTACTTTCAGAAGCT GAGAAACGGTTGTGCTCGGAGATGAAGGTTCTTCCTACACATTATCTGGGCATGCTAGAGAAACTTACGATAGAGGTTTTGAATGGTCACATAGCTCAAAAGTCTGATGCACACCGTCTGTTTAATGTCGATCCAAACAAGGTGGATAGAGTGTATGACATGCTTTTAAAGAAAGGAATCGGTCAACCATGA
- the LOC110895255 gene encoding transcriptional adapter ADA2 isoform X2 yields the protein MGRSRAVNHSTEEDSNQSRSKRKRTTSNLENLEAATSGQGMSEGKKALYHCNYCNKDISGKIRIKCACCSDFDLCVECFSVGAEVYPHKSNHPYRVMDNLSFPLFCSDWNADEEILLLEGIEMYGLANWNEVAEHVGTKSKSQCIEHYNTIYMNSPCFPLPDMSHVMGKNREELLAMARGGEVAKGHQTGGELSVKEESPFSARIKVEDIRKENSAGRPLSDVGSVGGSSIVNASTGAGKRTSSIIPSDKSGDGIKIEDSHTDRSFGEKKLRTSVEEGPSMTELSGYNFKRQEFEVEYDNDAEQLLADMEFKETDTDPERELKLRVLRIYSKRLDERKRRKDFILERNLLYGDPFEQGLSPEEKEICRRYRVFMRFHTKEEHEELLKTIIEEHRIRKRIEDLQEARAAGCRGSADAERYIEQKRKREAEEKARGLKDNVLPGPSGKFLQRANHLKGDVDTGGKDSSAPGGLAIASLDDWDVSGHLGAELLSEAEKRLCSEMKVLPTHYLGMLEKLTIEVLNGHIAQKSDAHRLFNVDPNKVDRVYDMLLKKGIGQP from the exons ATGGGTCGTTCACGAGCAGTCAATCACTCTACAGAGGAGGATTCCAATCAAAG CCGATCAAAGAGAAAGCGAACTACCTCAAATTTAGAGAATCTAGAGGCTGCAACTTCAG GCCAAGGGATGAGTGAAGGGAAGAAAGCTTTGTACCATTGTAACTACTGCAACAAGGACATATCGGGAAAGATACGTATCAAGTGTGCTTGCTGTTCTGACTTTGATCTTTGTGTTGAGTGTTTTTCCGTTGGAGCCGAGGTTTATCCTCATAAAAGCAATCATCCGTATAGGGTTATG GATAATCTGTCGTTTCCACTCTTCTGTTCTGATTGGAATGCAGATGAGGAGATATTGCTACTTGAG GGGATAGAAATGTACGGTCTGGCAAACTGGAATGAGGTTGCAGAACATGTTGGAACCAAAAGCAAATCACAATGTATTGAACATTATAACACCATATACATGAATTCACCTTGCTTTCCACTTCCG gACATGTCACATGTTATGGGAAAGAATAGAGAAGAACTTCTTGCAATGGCCCGAGGAGGTGAAGTTGCCAAAG GACACCAAACCGGAGGGGAACTTTCTGTGAAAGAGGAATCTCCGTTTTCTGCCAGAATAAA GGTTGAAGATATAAGAAAAGAAAATTCAGCAGGTCGGCCCTTGTCTG ATGTAGGTTCGGTTGGAGGTTCTAGCATTGTTAATGCATCAACAGGGGCAGGTAAGAGAACATCAAGCATTATCCCAAGCGACAAAAGCGGTGACGGAATTAAAATAGAAG ATTCTCACACAGACCGCAGTTTCGGAGAAAAAAAGCTGAGGACATCAGTAGAAGAGGGGCCTTCAATGACGGAATTGAGCGGATATAACTTCAAGAGGCAAGAATTTGAAGTCGAATACGACAATGACGCTGAACAGTTGCTAGCAGACATGGAATTTAAAGAAACCGATACGGATCCTGAACGTGAACTTAAACTGCGTGTCTTGCGTATATACTCAAAAAG GCTAGATGAGAGGAAACGCAGAAAAGACTTTATTCTAGAAAGGAACTTACTTTACGGAGACCCGTTCGAGCAGGGCCTTTCCCCTGAAGAAAAAGAAATATGCCGCCGATATAGGGTGTTCATGCGGTTCCATACAAAAGAGGAACACGAGGAGTTGCTGAAaaccatcattgaagaacacAGGATTCGAAAACGAATAGAGGATTTGCAG GAAGCTCGAGCTGCCGGTTGTAGGGGATCGGCAGATGCCGAAAGATACATCGAAcaaaagagaaagagagaagcTGAAGAAAAGGCACGCGGGTTGAAGGATAACGTGCTGCCGGGTCCTAGCGGTAAATTCTTGCAACGAGCCAATCATCTGAAAGGGGACGTTGATACTGGTGGAAAAGACTCTTCCGCCCCTGGAGGTCTAGCTATAGCCAGTTTGGATGATTGGGATGTAAGCGGACATTTGGGTGCTGAGTTACTTTCAGAAGCT GAGAAACGGTTGTGCTCGGAGATGAAGGTTCTTCCTACACATTATCTGGGCATGCTAGAGAAACTTACGATAGAGGTTTTGAATGGTCACATAGCTCAAAAGTCTGATGCACACCGTCTGTTTAATGTCGATCCAAACAAGGTGGATAGAGTGTATGACATGCTTTTAAAGAAAGGAATCGGTCAACCATGA
- the LOC110895255 gene encoding transcriptional adapter ADA2 isoform X1: protein MGRSRAVNHSTEEDSNQSRSKRKRTTSNLENLEAATSGQGMSEGKKALYHCNYCNKDISGKIRIKCACCSDFDLCVECFSVGAEVYPHKSNHPYRVMDNLSFPLFCSDWNADEEILLLEGIEMYGLANWNEVAEHVGTKSKSQCIEHYNTIYMNSPCFPLPDMSHVMGKNREELLAMARGGEVAKGHQTGGELSVKEESPFSARIKVEDIRKENSAGRPLSDVGSVGGSSIVNASTGAGKRTSSIIPSDKSGDGIKIEVPDSHTDRSFGEKKLRTSVEEGPSMTELSGYNFKRQEFEVEYDNDAEQLLADMEFKETDTDPERELKLRVLRIYSKRLDERKRRKDFILERNLLYGDPFEQGLSPEEKEICRRYRVFMRFHTKEEHEELLKTIIEEHRIRKRIEDLQEARAAGCRGSADAERYIEQKRKREAEEKARGLKDNVLPGPSGKFLQRANHLKGDVDTGGKDSSAPGGLAIASLDDWDVSGHLGAELLSEAEKRLCSEMKVLPTHYLGMLEKLTIEVLNGHIAQKSDAHRLFNVDPNKVDRVYDMLLKKGIGQP, encoded by the exons ATGGGTCGTTCACGAGCAGTCAATCACTCTACAGAGGAGGATTCCAATCAAAG CCGATCAAAGAGAAAGCGAACTACCTCAAATTTAGAGAATCTAGAGGCTGCAACTTCAG GCCAAGGGATGAGTGAAGGGAAGAAAGCTTTGTACCATTGTAACTACTGCAACAAGGACATATCGGGAAAGATACGTATCAAGTGTGCTTGCTGTTCTGACTTTGATCTTTGTGTTGAGTGTTTTTCCGTTGGAGCCGAGGTTTATCCTCATAAAAGCAATCATCCGTATAGGGTTATG GATAATCTGTCGTTTCCACTCTTCTGTTCTGATTGGAATGCAGATGAGGAGATATTGCTACTTGAG GGGATAGAAATGTACGGTCTGGCAAACTGGAATGAGGTTGCAGAACATGTTGGAACCAAAAGCAAATCACAATGTATTGAACATTATAACACCATATACATGAATTCACCTTGCTTTCCACTTCCG gACATGTCACATGTTATGGGAAAGAATAGAGAAGAACTTCTTGCAATGGCCCGAGGAGGTGAAGTTGCCAAAG GACACCAAACCGGAGGGGAACTTTCTGTGAAAGAGGAATCTCCGTTTTCTGCCAGAATAAA GGTTGAAGATATAAGAAAAGAAAATTCAGCAGGTCGGCCCTTGTCTG ATGTAGGTTCGGTTGGAGGTTCTAGCATTGTTAATGCATCAACAGGGGCAGGTAAGAGAACATCAAGCATTATCCCAAGCGACAAAAGCGGTGACGGAATTAAAATAGAAG TCCCAGATTCTCACACAGACCGCAGTTTCGGAGAAAAAAAGCTGAGGACATCAGTAGAAGAGGGGCCTTCAATGACGGAATTGAGCGGATATAACTTCAAGAGGCAAGAATTTGAAGTCGAATACGACAATGACGCTGAACAGTTGCTAGCAGACATGGAATTTAAAGAAACCGATACGGATCCTGAACGTGAACTTAAACTGCGTGTCTTGCGTATATACTCAAAAAG GCTAGATGAGAGGAAACGCAGAAAAGACTTTATTCTAGAAAGGAACTTACTTTACGGAGACCCGTTCGAGCAGGGCCTTTCCCCTGAAGAAAAAGAAATATGCCGCCGATATAGGGTGTTCATGCGGTTCCATACAAAAGAGGAACACGAGGAGTTGCTGAAaaccatcattgaagaacacAGGATTCGAAAACGAATAGAGGATTTGCAG GAAGCTCGAGCTGCCGGTTGTAGGGGATCGGCAGATGCCGAAAGATACATCGAAcaaaagagaaagagagaagcTGAAGAAAAGGCACGCGGGTTGAAGGATAACGTGCTGCCGGGTCCTAGCGGTAAATTCTTGCAACGAGCCAATCATCTGAAAGGGGACGTTGATACTGGTGGAAAAGACTCTTCCGCCCCTGGAGGTCTAGCTATAGCCAGTTTGGATGATTGGGATGTAAGCGGACATTTGGGTGCTGAGTTACTTTCAGAAGCT GAGAAACGGTTGTGCTCGGAGATGAAGGTTCTTCCTACACATTATCTGGGCATGCTAGAGAAACTTACGATAGAGGTTTTGAATGGTCACATAGCTCAAAAGTCTGATGCACACCGTCTGTTTAATGTCGATCCAAACAAGGTGGATAGAGTGTATGACATGCTTTTAAAGAAAGGAATCGGTCAACCATGA
- the LOC110895255 gene encoding transcriptional adapter ADA2 isoform X3 — MGRSRAVNHSTEEDSNQSRSKRKRTTSNLENLEAATSGQGMSEGKKALYHCNYCNKDISGKIRIKCACCSDFDLCVECFSVGAEVYPHKSNHPYRVMDNLSFPLFCSDWNADEEILLLEGIEMYGLANWNEVAEHVGTKSKSQCIEHYNTIYMNSPCFPLPDMSHVMGKNREELLAMARGGEVAKGHQTGGELSVKEESPFSARIKVEDIRKENSAGRPLSGSVGGSSIVNASTGAGKRTSSIIPSDKSGDGIKIEVPDSHTDRSFGEKKLRTSVEEGPSMTELSGYNFKRQEFEVEYDNDAEQLLADMEFKETDTDPERELKLRVLRIYSKRLDERKRRKDFILERNLLYGDPFEQGLSPEEKEICRRYRVFMRFHTKEEHEELLKTIIEEHRIRKRIEDLQEARAAGCRGSADAERYIEQKRKREAEEKARGLKDNVLPGPSGKFLQRANHLKGDVDTGGKDSSAPGGLAIASLDDWDVSGHLGAELLSEAEKRLCSEMKVLPTHYLGMLEKLTIEVLNGHIAQKSDAHRLFNVDPNKVDRVYDMLLKKGIGQP, encoded by the exons ATGGGTCGTTCACGAGCAGTCAATCACTCTACAGAGGAGGATTCCAATCAAAG CCGATCAAAGAGAAAGCGAACTACCTCAAATTTAGAGAATCTAGAGGCTGCAACTTCAG GCCAAGGGATGAGTGAAGGGAAGAAAGCTTTGTACCATTGTAACTACTGCAACAAGGACATATCGGGAAAGATACGTATCAAGTGTGCTTGCTGTTCTGACTTTGATCTTTGTGTTGAGTGTTTTTCCGTTGGAGCCGAGGTTTATCCTCATAAAAGCAATCATCCGTATAGGGTTATG GATAATCTGTCGTTTCCACTCTTCTGTTCTGATTGGAATGCAGATGAGGAGATATTGCTACTTGAG GGGATAGAAATGTACGGTCTGGCAAACTGGAATGAGGTTGCAGAACATGTTGGAACCAAAAGCAAATCACAATGTATTGAACATTATAACACCATATACATGAATTCACCTTGCTTTCCACTTCCG gACATGTCACATGTTATGGGAAAGAATAGAGAAGAACTTCTTGCAATGGCCCGAGGAGGTGAAGTTGCCAAAG GACACCAAACCGGAGGGGAACTTTCTGTGAAAGAGGAATCTCCGTTTTCTGCCAGAATAAA GGTTGAAGATATAAGAAAAGAAAATTCAGCAGGTCGGCCCTTGTCTG GTTCGGTTGGAGGTTCTAGCATTGTTAATGCATCAACAGGGGCAGGTAAGAGAACATCAAGCATTATCCCAAGCGACAAAAGCGGTGACGGAATTAAAATAGAAG TCCCAGATTCTCACACAGACCGCAGTTTCGGAGAAAAAAAGCTGAGGACATCAGTAGAAGAGGGGCCTTCAATGACGGAATTGAGCGGATATAACTTCAAGAGGCAAGAATTTGAAGTCGAATACGACAATGACGCTGAACAGTTGCTAGCAGACATGGAATTTAAAGAAACCGATACGGATCCTGAACGTGAACTTAAACTGCGTGTCTTGCGTATATACTCAAAAAG GCTAGATGAGAGGAAACGCAGAAAAGACTTTATTCTAGAAAGGAACTTACTTTACGGAGACCCGTTCGAGCAGGGCCTTTCCCCTGAAGAAAAAGAAATATGCCGCCGATATAGGGTGTTCATGCGGTTCCATACAAAAGAGGAACACGAGGAGTTGCTGAAaaccatcattgaagaacacAGGATTCGAAAACGAATAGAGGATTTGCAG GAAGCTCGAGCTGCCGGTTGTAGGGGATCGGCAGATGCCGAAAGATACATCGAAcaaaagagaaagagagaagcTGAAGAAAAGGCACGCGGGTTGAAGGATAACGTGCTGCCGGGTCCTAGCGGTAAATTCTTGCAACGAGCCAATCATCTGAAAGGGGACGTTGATACTGGTGGAAAAGACTCTTCCGCCCCTGGAGGTCTAGCTATAGCCAGTTTGGATGATTGGGATGTAAGCGGACATTTGGGTGCTGAGTTACTTTCAGAAGCT GAGAAACGGTTGTGCTCGGAGATGAAGGTTCTTCCTACACATTATCTGGGCATGCTAGAGAAACTTACGATAGAGGTTTTGAATGGTCACATAGCTCAAAAGTCTGATGCACACCGTCTGTTTAATGTCGATCCAAACAAGGTGGATAGAGTGTATGACATGCTTTTAAAGAAAGGAATCGGTCAACCATGA
- the LOC110895255 gene encoding transcriptional adapter ADA2 isoform X4, with product MGRSRAVNHSTEEDSNQSRSKRKRTTSNLENLEAATSGQGMSEGKKALYHCNYCNKDISGKIRIKCACCSDFDLCVECFSVGAEVYPHKSNHPYRVMDNLSFPLFCSDWNADEEILLLEGIEMYGLANWNEVAEHVGTKSKSQCIEHYNTIYMNSPCFPLPDMSHVMGKNREELLAMARGGEVAKGHQTGGELSVKEESPFSARIKVEDIRKENSAGRPLSGSVGGSSIVNASTGAGKRTSSIIPSDKSGDGIKIEDSHTDRSFGEKKLRTSVEEGPSMTELSGYNFKRQEFEVEYDNDAEQLLADMEFKETDTDPERELKLRVLRIYSKRLDERKRRKDFILERNLLYGDPFEQGLSPEEKEICRRYRVFMRFHTKEEHEELLKTIIEEHRIRKRIEDLQEARAAGCRGSADAERYIEQKRKREAEEKARGLKDNVLPGPSGKFLQRANHLKGDVDTGGKDSSAPGGLAIASLDDWDVSGHLGAELLSEAEKRLCSEMKVLPTHYLGMLEKLTIEVLNGHIAQKSDAHRLFNVDPNKVDRVYDMLLKKGIGQP from the exons ATGGGTCGTTCACGAGCAGTCAATCACTCTACAGAGGAGGATTCCAATCAAAG CCGATCAAAGAGAAAGCGAACTACCTCAAATTTAGAGAATCTAGAGGCTGCAACTTCAG GCCAAGGGATGAGTGAAGGGAAGAAAGCTTTGTACCATTGTAACTACTGCAACAAGGACATATCGGGAAAGATACGTATCAAGTGTGCTTGCTGTTCTGACTTTGATCTTTGTGTTGAGTGTTTTTCCGTTGGAGCCGAGGTTTATCCTCATAAAAGCAATCATCCGTATAGGGTTATG GATAATCTGTCGTTTCCACTCTTCTGTTCTGATTGGAATGCAGATGAGGAGATATTGCTACTTGAG GGGATAGAAATGTACGGTCTGGCAAACTGGAATGAGGTTGCAGAACATGTTGGAACCAAAAGCAAATCACAATGTATTGAACATTATAACACCATATACATGAATTCACCTTGCTTTCCACTTCCG gACATGTCACATGTTATGGGAAAGAATAGAGAAGAACTTCTTGCAATGGCCCGAGGAGGTGAAGTTGCCAAAG GACACCAAACCGGAGGGGAACTTTCTGTGAAAGAGGAATCTCCGTTTTCTGCCAGAATAAA GGTTGAAGATATAAGAAAAGAAAATTCAGCAGGTCGGCCCTTGTCTG GTTCGGTTGGAGGTTCTAGCATTGTTAATGCATCAACAGGGGCAGGTAAGAGAACATCAAGCATTATCCCAAGCGACAAAAGCGGTGACGGAATTAAAATAGAAG ATTCTCACACAGACCGCAGTTTCGGAGAAAAAAAGCTGAGGACATCAGTAGAAGAGGGGCCTTCAATGACGGAATTGAGCGGATATAACTTCAAGAGGCAAGAATTTGAAGTCGAATACGACAATGACGCTGAACAGTTGCTAGCAGACATGGAATTTAAAGAAACCGATACGGATCCTGAACGTGAACTTAAACTGCGTGTCTTGCGTATATACTCAAAAAG GCTAGATGAGAGGAAACGCAGAAAAGACTTTATTCTAGAAAGGAACTTACTTTACGGAGACCCGTTCGAGCAGGGCCTTTCCCCTGAAGAAAAAGAAATATGCCGCCGATATAGGGTGTTCATGCGGTTCCATACAAAAGAGGAACACGAGGAGTTGCTGAAaaccatcattgaagaacacAGGATTCGAAAACGAATAGAGGATTTGCAG GAAGCTCGAGCTGCCGGTTGTAGGGGATCGGCAGATGCCGAAAGATACATCGAAcaaaagagaaagagagaagcTGAAGAAAAGGCACGCGGGTTGAAGGATAACGTGCTGCCGGGTCCTAGCGGTAAATTCTTGCAACGAGCCAATCATCTGAAAGGGGACGTTGATACTGGTGGAAAAGACTCTTCCGCCCCTGGAGGTCTAGCTATAGCCAGTTTGGATGATTGGGATGTAAGCGGACATTTGGGTGCTGAGTTACTTTCAGAAGCT GAGAAACGGTTGTGCTCGGAGATGAAGGTTCTTCCTACACATTATCTGGGCATGCTAGAGAAACTTACGATAGAGGTTTTGAATGGTCACATAGCTCAAAAGTCTGATGCACACCGTCTGTTTAATGTCGATCCAAACAAGGTGGATAGAGTGTATGACATGCTTTTAAAGAAAGGAATCGGTCAACCATGA